AATGCCATTCCTTCAGATGGAAGCCTTAAAAGCCCAAGCGGTATTGGCCCGCACTTATGCCTATCGGCATCTCATCACCACCCAAGGAAAAAACATGGGTGATACAGAAGCCACCCAAGTTTTTAGAATCAATCCAGTAACTTTTTCAGCAGCACAAAAGGCAGTGTCCGAAACGACCAATGAAATGATTTTCTGGCAAAACAAACCCATCGAGGCCCTTTTTTCGGCATCAAATGGTGGTTATATCGCCACAAATAGCACCCTTTGGCACAGCGATCCACTCCCCTATTTTGTCCCCAGGCCCGATCCATTCGACAACAATAACGCTTTTTCAGAATGGTCGGTTCAAGCAGAGGTACCTACGCTGCACGCTCATCTTAGTAAACTATATGGCAGCACAGTTTCTTCCTTAGCTTGGACGGAAAAAGATGCCAGCGGACGATGGAAGTACGCCTTAGTTACCGGAAAACGAATTCCCGCGAATCAGGTTCGGGCACAGATAAGTCGTTTTTTTCGCGAAGGAGGTCTTAGAAGCCTGCGCTTCGAAATGCAAGTTGAAAAAGGGTTCTATATAGCCAAAGGCCGTGGTGCAGGACATGGCGTGGGTTTATCTCAGTTGGGTGCTAAGCGTATGGCCGAGCAAGGGA
The sequence above is a segment of the Bacteroidetes Order II. bacterium genome. Coding sequences within it:
- a CDS encoding SpoIID/LytB domain-containing protein; this encodes MHHLLITTLCFTALIYHLFPIGVPVIPVPNRTTGINVQLFSDHFLRSLHVFGTGKGLVLVVDGQARRLHANTRINVLLQRGLVALITQYGYITGHRVMLIPEADNFLEVQITDQRLPFAGTLTIQAVNKQLSLTLNVAHTTYLAGVVSAEMPFLQMEALKAQAVLARTYAYRHLITTQGKNMGDTEATQVFRINPVTFSAAQKAVSETTNEMIFWQNKPIEALFSASNGGYIATNSTLWHSDPLPYFVPRPDPFDNNNAFSEWSVQAEVPTLHAHLSKLYGSTVSSLAWTEKDASGRWKYALVTGKRIPANQVRAQISRFFREGGLRSLRFEMQVEKGFYIAKGRGAGHGVGLSQLGAKRMAEQGKTYQEILSYYFPNTKVTRKSFDSL